In Salvelinus sp. IW2-2015 linkage group LG23, ASM291031v2, whole genome shotgun sequence, a genomic segment contains:
- the LOC111951159 gene encoding sodium/calcium exchanger 1: protein MKLLEVKVIDDEEYEKNKTFIIQLGEPVLLEIGRKHGDSNDNKPAGTDEEEVSXMGCPSLGEHTKLEVVIEESYEFKNTVDKLIKKTNLALVVGSSSWREQFVNAVTVSAGDDDEEESGEERLPSCFDYIMHFLTVFWKVLFAFVPPTEYWNGWACFFVSISLIGVLTAVTGDLASHFGCTVGLKDSVTAVVFVALGTSVPDTFASKVAAIQDQYADASIGNVTGSNAVNVFLGIGVAWTIAAVYWKTKGKKFLVQPGSLAFSVTLFTIMAFVCVLVLMYRRRAGVAGGELGGPRTAKLLTSLFFFSLWLLYIMLASLEAYCHVPGF, encoded by the exons GAAGCTGTTGGAGGTGAAGGTCATTGACGATGAGGAGTATGAGAAGAACAAGACCTTCATCATCCAGCTGGGGGAGCCTGTGCTGCTGGAGATTGGACGGAAACACG GAGACTCCAATGACAACAAGCCAGCAGGAACTGATGAGGAGGAGGTGTCCAAKATGGGTTGTCCCAGCCTAGGAGAACACACCAAGCTGGAGGTGGTGATCGAGGAGTCCTACGAGTTCAAG aacacAGTGGATAAGCTGATCAAGAAGACTAACCTTGCTCTGGTGGTGGGCAGCAGTAGCTGGAGAGAGCAGTTTGTCAATGCTGTCACTGTCAGTGCAG gtgacgatgatgaggaggagagtggggaggAGCGCCTGCCGTCCTGTTTCGACTACATCATGCACTTCCTCACagtgttctggaaggttctgttCGCCTTTGTCCCGCCAACAGAGTACTGGAACGGCTGGGCCTGCTTCTTTGTGTCCATCTCCCTGATTGGTGTTCTGACGGCTGTGACCGGGGACCTGGCCTCTCATTTTGGCTGCACAGTGGGGCTCAAGGACTCTGTCACTGCCGTAGTATTTGTGGCCCTGGGTACTTCCGTTCCAG ACACCTTTGCCAGTAAAGTGGCGGCCATCCAAGACCAGTACGCTGACGCCTCCATCGGCAATGTGACAGGCAGTAATGCAGTGAATGTGTTCCTGGGCATCGGTGTGGCGTGGACCATCGCGGCCGTCTACTGGAAGACCAAGGGCAAGAAGTTCCTTGTGCAGCCAGGCTCACTGGCCTTCTCCGTCACCCTGTTCACAATCATGGCGTTCGTGTGCGTCCTGGTGCTGATGTACCGCCGCCGGGCCGGGGTGGCAGGGGGCGAACTGGGGGGCCCGCGGACCGCGAaactcctcacctccctcttcttcttctccctctggcTTCTCTACATCATGCTGGCCTCCCTGGAGGCATACTGCCACGTGCCAGGcttctga